One window from the genome of Calditrichota bacterium encodes:
- a CDS encoding glycosyltransferase — MKPQHAAMKSLDEETLPVVESFGQPKYSVIVSLYNNADEAGELIRSLLDAFAAIRKSFEIVLVDDGSDDGTPEIVESIVGENQQLKLIRMRSRFGEASAFNVGLTQTTGDIVVYLTSRVRVNPKNLLRLIEKLEQGKDLVVGWRHPRRDSKLNRIISRIFNAITCRLAKINLHDINSGVLATRREVLEHIDIYGDMNNFIPILARRQGYKIAEEKIEQLPGKFRKSKYLREYLQRLLDILTVVFLTNYSKKPIHFLGFVGAVFTLLGAGIEFYLFVYRILALGPIAGRPLLLLGALLLVIGIQLISIGLLGEMIIFTHARDIKEYNIEEIIESKRE, encoded by the coding sequence ATGAAACCACAGCACGCGGCAATGAAATCATTGGATGAAGAGACTTTGCCTGTTGTCGAGTCTTTCGGCCAGCCAAAATACTCCGTAATCGTTTCGCTCTACAATAACGCGGACGAGGCGGGCGAACTCATTCGCTCCCTGCTTGACGCATTTGCAGCGATCAGAAAATCGTTCGAGATTGTGCTGGTCGACGACGGCAGCGACGACGGGACGCCGGAAATAGTGGAATCAATTGTCGGAGAAAATCAGCAGTTAAAATTGATTCGCATGCGTTCACGATTTGGTGAGGCGAGCGCATTTAACGTGGGGTTGACTCAGACGACGGGCGATATTGTTGTTTATCTGACTTCTCGCGTTCGCGTCAATCCGAAAAATTTGCTTCGGCTAATTGAAAAACTGGAACAGGGAAAAGATCTGGTTGTGGGCTGGCGTCATCCGCGGCGGGATTCAAAATTGAATCGAATCATTTCCCGAATATTTAACGCGATCACGTGCCGTCTGGCAAAAATTAATCTGCATGATATTAATAGTGGCGTATTAGCCACAAGACGTGAAGTCTTGGAACACATTGATATTTATGGGGATATGAACAATTTCATTCCCATCCTCGCGCGGCGTCAGGGGTACAAAATAGCAGAAGAAAAAATCGAGCAATTGCCGGGGAAATTTCGCAAATCAAAATATTTACGCGAATATTTGCAGCGGCTGTTGGATATTTTAACGGTGGTTTTTCTGACAAATTATTCCAAAAAACCCATTCATTTTCTGGGATTTGTCGGTGCGGTGTTTACGCTGCTTGGCGCCGGAATCGAATTTTATCTTTTTGTTTACCGTATTTTGGCGTTAGGACCCATTGCCGGCAGACCGCTGTTGCTTTTGGGCGCTCTGTTGTTGGTGATCGGAATTCAGTTGATTTCTATCGGGCTATTGGGGGAGATGATTATTTTTACGCATGCGCGGGACATCAAAGAATACAACATCGAAGAGATTATTGAAAGCAAAAGAGAGTAG
- a CDS encoding glycosyltransferase family 2 protein produces the protein MNQRKLDLSIVVPIYNEEENVALLHQAVTDVMKDLHLRYELILVDDGSTDSTLEILRKIQKNDPNLKAIKFRGNFGQSAAMAAGFEAARGETVVAMDGDLQNDPRDIPRLLEKLDEGFDVVSGWRKNRKDKLIVRKVPSRIANRLICSVTGVKLHDTGCSLKAFRREIIKRISLYGELHRFIPALAKLEGAKITELAVNHHPRKFGKSKYNITRTFRVIMDLTTLNLFLKHLKNPLRFFGGLAALSLFLAFLATILTGVVLINNNFEPASMNVLITLIFLLVVTMFQFVFIGLLATLIVHTGKKKAFYLIKK, from the coding sequence ATGAATCAGCGCAAACTTGATTTGTCAATAGTTGTACCGATTTACAACGAAGAAGAAAATGTGGCATTGCTGCACCAAGCAGTCACTGATGTCATGAAAGATTTGCACCTCAGATACGAATTGATTTTGGTGGACGACGGCAGCACGGACTCTACGTTGGAAATATTGAGAAAAATTCAGAAAAATGATCCCAATCTGAAGGCGATCAAATTTCGCGGTAATTTTGGCCAGTCCGCGGCGATGGCGGCCGGATTTGAGGCGGCGCGCGGCGAGACCGTGGTTGCCATGGACGGCGATTTGCAAAACGATCCGCGGGATATTCCGAGGCTGTTGGAGAAACTGGACGAAGGCTTTGATGTGGTCAGCGGCTGGCGCAAGAATCGAAAAGATAAATTGATCGTGAGAAAGGTTCCGTCGCGCATCGCGAATCGTTTGATTTGTTCGGTCACCGGAGTAAAGTTGCACGACACCGGTTGTTCGTTGAAAGCGTTCCGCCGGGAAATAATCAAAAGAATCAGTCTGTATGGCGAATTGCATCGTTTCATTCCGGCGCTGGCGAAATTGGAGGGCGCAAAAATTACGGAATTGGCGGTCAATCATCATCCGCGAAAATTTGGAAAATCAAAATATAACATCACGCGCACGTTTCGTGTGATTATGGATTTGACGACGCTCAATCTTTTTCTCAAACATTTGAAAAACCCGCTGCGCTTTTTTGGCGGATTAGCAGCGTTGTCATTGTTTTTGGCGTTTCTGGCGACAATTTTGACCGGCGTCGTTTTGATCAATAACAATTTTGAGCCGGCGAGCATGAATGTTTTGATTACGCTCATTTTTTTGCTCGTCGTGACAATGTTTCAGTTTGTTTTTATCGGGTTGTTGGCGACGTTGATTGTCCACACAGGAAAAAAGAAAGCATTTTATTTAATAAAAAAATAA
- a CDS encoding metal-dependent hydrolase — protein MSTPVGHSIAGYFFYVFGGGEKKTIDWKKLILFVSLANLPDIDYLFGLFVGRPNLYHHQFTHSLAFAFIIAIIFATFFRGILTKNFWASFLIVFACYGSHILIDYFTLDTSLPFGEQLFWPFSKAYFVSSFSIFRDIHKGDTPGDFVRNLFSLYNWITVLTEIFIFTMIGAAAQLVKKFTAGRNQ, from the coding sequence ATGTCAACGCCGGTCGGACATTCTATCGCCGGATATTTTTTTTACGTTTTCGGCGGCGGAGAGAAGAAAACAATTGATTGGAAGAAACTGATACTTTTTGTGTCTTTGGCAAATCTGCCGGACATCGACTATTTGTTTGGCCTATTTGTCGGGCGGCCGAATTTGTATCATCACCAATTTACGCACAGTTTGGCATTTGCGTTTATTATTGCAATCATATTCGCGACGTTTTTTCGCGGGATTTTGACAAAAAATTTTTGGGCATCATTTTTGATTGTTTTCGCATGCTATGGGTCGCATATTTTGATTGATTATTTTACGCTGGATACATCTTTGCCCTTTGGGGAACAGCTTTTTTGGCCCTTCAGCAAAGCATACTTTGTCAGTAGTTTTTCCATTTTTCGCGATATTCACAAAGGCGACACTCCCGGCGATTTTGTGAGAAATTTATTTTCTCTTTATAATTGGATTACGGTATTGACAGAAATTTTCATTTTCACAATGATTGGCGCGGCAGCCCAATTAGTCAAAAAATTTACAGCAGGAAGAAATCAATGA